One Perognathus longimembris pacificus isolate PPM17 chromosome 2, ASM2315922v1, whole genome shotgun sequence DNA segment encodes these proteins:
- the Lrrc18 gene encoding leucine-rich repeat-containing protein 18 gives MAKGGGKGPKGKKITLNVAKNCIKITFDGRKRLDLSKLGITTFPKCILRLNDVDELDLSRNLIRKIPDSISKFQNLRWLDLHSNYIDKLPESIGQMTTLLYLNVSNNKLTTNGLPVELNQLKNLRTVNLGLNHLDSVPTTLGALKDLHEVGLHDNLLSTIPPNIFKLPKLKKLNTKRNPFPKTDDLDAFVDTIKRLENLYLVEEKDLCANCLRKCQVAREKLTKIKSTAASAPRKPVFSNLVSPNSTAKEAQEDWR, from the coding sequence TGGCTAAAGGTGGTGGGAAAGGCCCTAAGGGCAAAAAGATCACCCTCAATGTGGCCAAGAATTGCATCAAGATCACGTTCGATGGGAGGAAGCGCTTGGACCTGAGCAAGCTGGGAATCACCACCTTCCCAAAATGCATCCTGAGACTCAATGACGTGGATGAGCTTGACTTGAGCCGGAACCTCATCAGAAAGATccctgactccatctccaagttCCAGAATCTGCGATGGCTGGACCTTCACAGCAACTACATTGACAAGCTGCCCGAGTCTATTGGCCAGATGACTACCCTGCTCTACCTGAATGTCAGCAACAACAAGCTCACCACCAACGGGCTGCCCGTTGAGCTGAACCAGCTCAAGAACCTCCGGACTGTGAACCTGGGTCTCAACCATTTGGACAGCGTGCCCACCACCCTGGGGGCACTGAAGGACCTCCACGAGGTCGGGCTCCATGACAACCTGCTGAGCACCATCCCCCCCAACATCTTCAAGCTGCCCAAGCTGAAGAAGCTCAACACCAAGCGGAACCCCTTCCCCAAGACAGATGACCTGGATGCCTTTGTGGACACCATCAAGAGGCTGGAGAACTTGTACCTGGTGGAGGAGAAGGACCTCTGTGCTAACTGCCTGCGCAAATGCCAAGTGGCCCGGGAGAAGCTGACCAAAATCAAGAGCACAGCTGCGTCGGCACCCAGAAAGCCAGTCTTTTCCAATTTGGTCTCACCCAATTCCACGGCCAAGGAGGCCCAGGAAGACTGGAGGTGA